Proteins encoded within one genomic window of Lactococcus garvieae:
- a CDS encoding MurR/RpiR family transcriptional regulator: protein MTQSLITRINSYYDNLSKSDQAISNYLIENMDSAARLSIQDFAKNTRVSTATISRFAKKIGFDSFQDLKLAIHSTEKFKADNFFSELSPEDSYKDILAKNFTSNISSLNATLQLIDSANLDKVMKILLSAKTCGFFGLGGSNAVALIAYHKFLRMPLQTVYHQDFHYQQMLASKLTKNDCAFVISHTGKNKDTLKIVDILKNNQVPVIAITSFANSALVKKSDLALISISEEISYRPEAVASTVSQISLLDAIFLMYGMKAQDTIEDSLENIREVISQTRLN from the coding sequence ATGACACAATCTCTAATCACACGAATAAACTCTTATTACGACAATCTCAGCAAATCTGATCAGGCGATTTCAAATTACCTGATTGAAAATATGGATAGTGCTGCGCGCCTGTCTATTCAGGATTTTGCCAAAAACACTCGGGTTTCTACCGCAACGATTTCACGCTTTGCTAAAAAAATTGGCTTTGATTCCTTTCAAGATTTGAAGTTGGCTATTCATAGTACAGAAAAATTTAAAGCCGATAATTTTTTCAGCGAGCTTTCACCTGAAGACAGTTATAAAGACATTCTTGCTAAAAACTTTACGAGTAATATCTCTTCACTGAATGCTACATTGCAACTTATTGATAGTGCTAATCTAGATAAAGTCATGAAAATCCTTCTTTCGGCCAAAACCTGTGGTTTTTTTGGCTTAGGTGGCTCAAATGCTGTGGCCCTGATTGCCTATCATAAATTCTTGCGCATGCCACTCCAAACGGTATACCATCAGGATTTTCATTATCAACAGATGCTCGCTTCCAAGCTCACTAAAAACGACTGTGCTTTTGTTATTTCACATACTGGAAAAAACAAGGACACATTAAAGATTGTCGATATTTTGAAGAATAACCAAGTTCCTGTAATTGCGATAACATCATTTGCTAATTCCGCATTGGTAAAAAAGAGCGACTTAGCCCTTATCTCAATTTCTGAGGAAATATCTTACCGACCCGAAGCTGTTGCTTCAACTGTTTCTCAGATTAGCCTTCTAGATGCCATCTTTTTGATGTACGGCATGAAAGCCCAAGACACTATAGAAGACTCTCTGGAAAATATACGAGAAGTCATCAGCCAGACGCGTTTAAATTAA
- a CDS encoding VOC family protein — translation MYKPHFNNVHHIAIIGSNYEKSRKFYVDILGFPIIRENRRPDKEDVKIDLKMNEEAEIELFIKPDAPERVSYPEAKGLRHLAIKTSQIEKDIEYLKRQGVKVEELRVDEITDKKMVFFYDPDELPIELHE, via the coding sequence ATGTATAAACCGCATTTTAACAACGTACACCATATAGCCATTATCGGAAGCAACTATGAAAAATCACGGAAATTTTATGTTGATATTTTAGGTTTTCCTATCATTAGAGAAAATCGTCGTCCTGATAAAGAAGATGTAAAAATCGATTTGAAAATGAATGAAGAAGCTGAGATTGAGCTATTTATCAAACCTGATGCGCCTGAACGCGTGTCGTATCCAGAAGCGAAAGGTTTGCGACATCTGGCGATAAAGACGTCTCAGATTGAAAAAGATATAGAATATTTAAAACGTCAAGGAGTGAAAGTAGAAGAACTTCGTGTGGACGAAATTACCGATAAAAAGATGGTTTTCTTTTATGATCCAGATGAATTACCTATTGAGTTACATGAATAA
- a CDS encoding winged helix-turn-helix transcriptional regulator, with amino-acid sequence MEKIYNIGVEATMDVIGGKWKSIILCNLRHSPRRPGELKRNIPGISQKMLTQQLRELELDNIIVRKVYNQVPPKVEYSISPYGESLNYILDSLCSWGEEHVKALKEQGDDVCILEAD; translated from the coding sequence TTGGAAAAAATTTATAATATTGGTGTAGAAGCTACGATGGATGTCATTGGTGGAAAATGGAAATCCATCATTTTATGTAATCTCAGACATAGTCCCAGAAGACCAGGGGAGCTTAAACGAAATATTCCCGGGATAAGTCAAAAAATGCTGACACAACAGTTGCGGGAGCTAGAGTTAGATAATATTATCGTTCGTAAAGTTTACAACCAAGTTCCTCCTAAAGTAGAATACTCAATCAGCCCTTACGGAGAGAGTTTAAACTATATCTTGGATAGTCTGTGCAGTTGGGGAGAAGAGCATGTCAAAGCTTTAAAAGAGCAAGGCGATGATGTCTGCATCTTAGAAGCAGATTAA
- a CDS encoding aldo/keto reductase — MKLNNNIDIPELGLGVFQIPNEDTAEVVKNGILNGYRLIDTAQIYGNEEGTGQGIKEGLRQAKLSRKDIFVTSKLWGSNLSYDETIQSFEASLEKLGLDYLDLYLIHWPGTDYGFEASWKAMEDLYKDGRVKAIGVSNFQKHHLERLFTYAQTVPVLNQIELHPKLAQKELRQFLDAHDIKTQAWSPLMQGQLLDNATIKNIALKHNKSTAQIILRWHLEQGILVNVKSVKVERMLANRDVFDFTLDQEDMEALNQLDENLRVGPDPDTFNF; from the coding sequence ATGAAACTTAACAATAACATTGATATTCCAGAGCTAGGGCTAGGCGTATTTCAAATTCCGAATGAAGACACTGCTGAAGTAGTTAAAAACGGTATCCTCAATGGCTATCGTTTAATCGATACTGCCCAAATTTATGGTAATGAGGAAGGTACAGGGCAAGGTATCAAAGAAGGCCTTCGCCAAGCTAAACTTTCACGTAAAGACATTTTTGTCACATCAAAACTCTGGGGCAGCAACCTCTCTTATGACGAAACAATCCAAAGTTTTGAAGCAAGTTTAGAAAAACTAGGATTAGACTATCTTGACCTTTATTTGATTCATTGGCCGGGTACAGATTATGGCTTTGAGGCATCTTGGAAAGCCATGGAAGACTTATATAAAGACGGTCGAGTAAAAGCGATTGGTGTAAGTAACTTCCAAAAACATCACTTAGAACGTCTCTTCACCTATGCTCAAACTGTTCCCGTTTTGAATCAAATCGAACTACACCCCAAATTAGCCCAAAAAGAACTCCGTCAATTTTTGGATGCACACGACATCAAAACGCAAGCTTGGTCGCCTTTAATGCAAGGTCAATTATTAGACAATGCAACTATCAAGAACATCGCTTTAAAACACAATAAATCGACTGCACAGATTATTTTGCGCTGGCACTTGGAACAAGGAATCTTGGTGAACGTGAAATCAGTTAAAGTCGAGCGAATGCTTGCTAACCGAGACGTTTTTGATTTCACACTTGATCAAGAAGATATGGAAGCTTTGAATCAACTTGATGAAAATCTCCGTGTCGGACCAGATCCAGATACATTTAATTTTTAA
- a CDS encoding FusB/FusC family EF-G-binding protein, translating to MKAYEYNRIKYLTFDLINVYHSVNDKATVEAVYAQTVSEAQELSDEMELALFLEKLADSKMTKEQAERDLLALKNLVEPFVLPSESQLKKIFKKVKKLKVPAQSAWDMREITYFSWNEVSSNRKYIVTADGRGFYGTLSGNLKNICAICQKTSQVTQFLATTKRGSDGTYTKNGTYICVDGDTCNQQIQQIEGFERFLEIIKER from the coding sequence ATGAAAGCATACGAATACAATAGAATAAAATATCTGACTTTTGACTTAATCAATGTCTATCACTCGGTAAATGATAAGGCGACTGTTGAGGCAGTCTATGCTCAAACTGTGTCGGAAGCACAAGAACTCTCTGATGAGATGGAACTTGCTCTTTTTCTGGAGAAACTTGCGGACAGCAAGATGACCAAAGAACAAGCTGAGAGAGACTTACTGGCCTTGAAAAACTTGGTAGAGCCCTTTGTTTTGCCTTCTGAGAGTCAGTTGAAGAAGATATTCAAGAAAGTAAAAAAACTCAAAGTCCCTGCTCAGTCAGCTTGGGATATGAGAGAAATCACTTACTTTTCTTGGAATGAAGTTTCGAGCAATCGTAAGTATATTGTGACGGCAGATGGTCGGGGCTTTTATGGCACCCTGTCTGGAAATTTGAAAAATATTTGTGCAATTTGTCAAAAAACAAGCCAAGTTACTCAGTTTTTAGCGACAACAAAAAGGGGTTCTGATGGAACTTATACTAAAAATGGAACCTACATCTGTGTGGATGGCGATACATGTAATCAGCAAATACAACAGATAGAGGGCTTTGAGCGATTTTTAGAAATTATCAAAGAACGCTAG
- the recX gene encoding recombination regulator RecX — protein sequence MIKIKEITKLKRLYKITFTEALSLADWDEPKDKIYVSEDTIVKFMLTRDKELTKEELTELVDFDNFAQGKSLALYFISFKARTSTEVQKYLYEHDIHGVQVRKVMAYLTENGLINDQAYIESYIQGKVRTASSGPYQIKQKLHLKGLDLQLIDQVLSQEFDEEKQIDVAVKLAEKIVRQKSDRLTLQQLKQKITQGLTTKGFSYNISAIALDSLELEADEENEQELLYLELEKTERKYSRKYEGYELKQRITQALARKGFDFGDISSAIRNYDFDEA from the coding sequence ATGATAAAAATCAAGGAAATTACAAAACTCAAAAGACTTTATAAAATAACCTTCACAGAAGCTCTCAGTCTTGCAGATTGGGATGAACCCAAAGATAAAATCTATGTCAGTGAAGATACCATCGTCAAGTTTATGCTTACTCGTGATAAGGAATTAACGAAAGAAGAACTTACGGAATTAGTAGACTTTGATAACTTTGCTCAAGGTAAATCCTTGGCTCTCTACTTTATTTCTTTCAAAGCACGAACTTCCACTGAAGTTCAAAAATATCTTTATGAACATGATATTCATGGCGTACAAGTCAGAAAGGTTATGGCCTATCTCACGGAGAATGGTTTGATTAATGACCAAGCCTACATCGAAAGCTATATCCAAGGAAAAGTGCGCACAGCCAGTTCTGGACCCTACCAGATTAAACAAAAGTTGCATTTGAAGGGGTTAGATCTGCAACTGATCGATCAAGTTCTTTCACAAGAATTTGACGAAGAAAAGCAAATAGACGTAGCCGTCAAACTTGCTGAGAAAATTGTACGCCAAAAATCGGACCGCCTAACCCTGCAACAGCTCAAGCAGAAGATCACCCAAGGTCTTACCACTAAAGGCTTTTCATATAACATAAGTGCTATTGCTCTAGATAGTCTCGAACTTGAAGCAGATGAGGAGAATGAACAAGAACTTCTTTACCTTGAGCTAGAAAAAACTGAACGCAAGTATAGTCGGAAGTATGAAGGATACGAGCTTAAGCAACGTATCACACAAGCATTGGCACGCAAAGGTTTTGACTTTGGCGATATTTCCAGTGCCATTCGCAACTACGATTTTGATGAAGCATGA
- a CDS encoding MFS transporter: MKKISPSLTLLALAINAFAIGSTEFISVGLMPMIVRTFNINLSQAGLTVSLYALGVTIGAPLLTIVTGRWNRRTLMLAIMLLFILGNLLSAFAPTFSLLLVGRILASLAHGIFMSVSTLIAANVVRPEKRASAIALMFTGLTVATVIGVPLGTFIGQHSTWHMSFIFIAIIGLIGLFASSVLIPADLPIPGKVNLSGFSRIFHNKYILTAFFITAFGYGGTFAAYTYLAPLLEDTFRFTSSTVVIILVAYGVMVAIGNTLGGHLSNKNILSVLLKMFGALTLSLFILFIGALMASQWLGLLATLLLGLFAFMNVPGLQLYVVQLAEKFTPKDITLVSAFNISAFNIGITLGSFAGGEVSKISSLVFTPIAGILIVLLAMLLLILAKREDI, translated from the coding sequence ATGAAAAAAATCTCACCAAGCTTAACATTATTGGCTTTAGCAATTAATGCTTTTGCGATTGGTTCAACCGAATTTATTAGCGTTGGTCTGATGCCTATGATTGTTCGCACATTCAACATCAACCTTTCGCAAGCGGGGCTTACCGTGTCCCTCTATGCCTTGGGTGTTACCATTGGGGCGCCTCTACTTACTATCGTCACTGGGAGGTGGAACAGAAGAACCTTGATGCTGGCTATCATGTTGCTCTTTATATTAGGGAACTTGCTTTCTGCTTTTGCGCCAACTTTTAGCCTGCTCTTAGTGGGGCGGATTTTAGCTTCCTTAGCTCATGGTATCTTTATGTCCGTTTCTACACTTATCGCAGCGAATGTAGTGCGCCCTGAAAAGCGGGCTTCCGCTATTGCCTTGATGTTTACCGGTCTGACGGTAGCTACTGTTATCGGTGTGCCTTTAGGTACCTTTATTGGGCAGCATTCTACATGGCATATGTCCTTTATCTTCATCGCCATTATCGGCTTGATTGGGTTATTTGCAAGCAGTGTCTTGATTCCTGCGGATCTCCCTATCCCTGGAAAAGTTAATTTGAGTGGTTTCTCTCGCATTTTCCATAATAAATATATCCTTACAGCTTTCTTCATCACGGCATTTGGCTATGGTGGGACATTTGCAGCCTATACTTACTTGGCCCCTTTGCTAGAAGATACTTTTCGCTTTACATCCAGCACTGTCGTTATTATCCTCGTTGCTTATGGCGTGATGGTAGCTATCGGCAACACGCTAGGTGGACATCTTTCTAATAAAAATATTTTATCTGTTTTACTCAAAATGTTCGGTGCTCTCACACTTAGCCTCTTCATTCTCTTTATCGGTGCATTGATGGCCTCACAATGGCTTGGCCTGCTCGCCACACTCTTACTCGGCTTATTTGCTTTCATGAATGTTCCGGGACTACAATTATATGTTGTACAATTAGCTGAAAAATTCACCCCGAAAGATATTACTCTTGTTTCTGCTTTTAATATTTCTGCCTTTAATATCGGTATTACGCTGGGTTCTTTTGCTGGTGGAGAAGTTTCTAAGATAAGCAGTCTGGTCTTCACACCAATCGCAGGTATCTTGATTGTTTTACTTGCCATGCTGCTTCTTATTCTTGCTAAGAGAGAGGACATATAG
- a CDS encoding MmcQ/YjbR family DNA-binding protein, which produces MNKEGWLEFCLSLGPTFAETPFAKMEKGPATLVVKHLKNKKSFVYISEREGKTVVAVKGLPAVNEELREAFDSVKPAWHMNKTHWNDIHFEGDVSDAQAKQMIENSYNLIKPKRE; this is translated from the coding sequence ATGAACAAAGAAGGCTGGCTTGAGTTTTGCTTGTCACTTGGCCCTACTTTTGCTGAGACACCTTTTGCAAAGATGGAAAAAGGACCAGCTACTCTTGTTGTGAAACATCTGAAAAACAAAAAATCTTTTGTTTATATCTCAGAGCGAGAAGGCAAAACCGTTGTTGCTGTCAAAGGTCTACCTGCAGTAAATGAAGAGCTGCGTGAAGCTTTTGACTCTGTAAAACCAGCCTGGCATATGAACAAAACCCACTGGAATGATATCCATTTTGAGGGCGATGTTTCTGATGCACAAGCAAAGCAAATGATTGAAAACAGTTATAATCTAATAAAACCAAAAAGAGAATAA
- a CDS encoding DUF1912 family protein, with translation MEYKEKFLKDFSEWVDQQVELSEMAMKAAEKIAHEDKKIEAKEAAIRYESRLDAYNFIQGKFENYKAGKDFHDVPDLGTKTF, from the coding sequence ATGGAATACAAAGAAAAATTTTTAAAAGACTTTAGTGAGTGGGTTGATCAGCAGGTTGAACTTTCCGAAATGGCAATGAAAGCCGCTGAAAAGATTGCACACGAAGACAAAAAAATTGAAGCAAAAGAGGCTGCGATTCGTTATGAAAGTCGCCTTGATGCTTATAATTTTATTCAAGGAAAGTTTGAAAACTACAAGGCTGGTAAGGATTTTCATGATGTGCCAGATTTAGGAACAAAGACTTTTTAA
- a CDS encoding valine--tRNA ligase, which translates to MTEELSTKFNPAEVEAGRYEKWLEQGVFAPSGDKKAKPYSIVIPPPNVTGKLHLGHAWDTTLQDIIIRQKRMQGFDTLWVPGMDHAGIATQAKVEARLAEDDITRYDLGREKFLDKVWEWKDEYASTIKQQWGKMGISVDYSRERFTLDEGLSEAVRKVFVNLYKKGWIYRGEFIINWDPKAMTALSDIEVIHKDVEGAFYHITYPLADGSGALEVATTRPETFFGDTAVAVNPADERYAKYIGQSVILPIINKEIPIVGDEHADMEKGTGVVKITPAHDPNDFLVGQRHDLPQVNVMNADGTMNELTGEFNGMDRFEAREAIIKKLDESGNLVKVEKMMHSVGHSERTGVMVEPRLSTQWFVKMEELAKNAIANQQTEDAVEFYPPRFNDTFLQWMENVHDWVISRQLWWGHQIPAWYNEAGEMYVGEEAPEGEGWVQDEDVLDTWFSSALWPFSTMGWPDENAEDFQRYFPTSTLVTGYDIIFFWVSRMIFQSLEFTGKAPFSNVLIHGLIRDEEGRKMSKSLGNGIDPMDVIEKYGADALRWFLSNGSAPGQDVRFSYDKMDASWNFINKIWNVSRYILMNAEDITAEEISANLEKVAAKTAGNVTDRWILTRLNDTVARVTEQMDKFEFGVAGHILYNFIWDEFANWYLELTKEVMFGDDESEKNVTRSVLVHVLDQVLRLLHPIMPFFTEEIFEKLPTSNGQSIVVSAYPEVHSEFDDAEAGDGVAMLIEIITAVRNIRAEVNTPLSKAVPMLIKSDKEDFLNKVAAYIRRFTNLSELTIAAEMGVPEQAMSAVITGAEIYLPLAGLINIDEEIARLNKELDKWQKELDMVNRKLSNEKFVANAKAEVVDKERAKLADYQEKFESTQARIEELKK; encoded by the coding sequence ATGACCGAAGAATTATCGACAAAATTTAATCCTGCTGAAGTAGAAGCAGGTCGCTATGAAAAATGGCTTGAACAAGGCGTTTTTGCCCCTTCTGGTGATAAAAAAGCAAAGCCTTATAGTATTGTTATCCCACCACCAAATGTTACAGGTAAGCTCCATTTAGGACATGCGTGGGATACGACCCTGCAAGATATCATTATTCGTCAAAAACGTATGCAAGGTTTTGATACGCTCTGGGTACCGGGTATGGACCATGCGGGGATTGCTACACAAGCTAAGGTCGAAGCGCGTCTTGCAGAAGACGACATTACACGCTATGATTTAGGACGTGAAAAATTCTTGGACAAAGTCTGGGAATGGAAAGATGAATACGCCTCAACTATCAAGCAACAATGGGGTAAAATGGGTATTTCTGTCGATTACAGCCGGGAACGTTTTACTCTTGACGAAGGCTTATCCGAAGCAGTACGTAAAGTTTTTGTTAACCTTTACAAAAAAGGCTGGATTTACCGTGGTGAGTTTATCATCAACTGGGATCCTAAAGCCATGACTGCACTTTCTGATATTGAGGTTATTCACAAAGATGTGGAGGGCGCTTTCTATCACATTACTTACCCATTAGCAGACGGTTCAGGTGCGCTTGAAGTAGCAACGACACGTCCGGAAACTTTCTTTGGTGACACTGCAGTTGCTGTAAATCCGGCGGATGAGCGTTATGCTAAATATATTGGCCAAAGTGTCATCCTTCCAATCATTAATAAAGAAATTCCGATTGTGGGAGATGAACATGCAGACATGGAAAAAGGTACAGGTGTTGTTAAAATTACGCCTGCCCATGATCCTAATGACTTCCTAGTGGGTCAACGTCATGACTTGCCACAAGTAAATGTCATGAACGCTGATGGCACGATGAATGAGCTGACAGGTGAATTCAACGGAATGGATCGTTTTGAAGCCCGTGAAGCGATTATTAAGAAGCTGGACGAATCAGGTAACTTAGTCAAGGTTGAAAAAATGATGCACTCCGTAGGACACTCCGAACGTACAGGTGTCATGGTTGAGCCACGTTTATCTACCCAATGGTTTGTCAAAATGGAAGAATTGGCAAAAAATGCAATTGCCAACCAACAAACAGAAGATGCGGTTGAGTTTTACCCTCCACGTTTTAACGACACTTTCCTCCAATGGATGGAAAATGTTCATGACTGGGTTATTTCACGCCAACTCTGGTGGGGTCATCAAATTCCTGCATGGTACAATGAAGCGGGTGAAATGTATGTAGGCGAAGAAGCGCCCGAAGGTGAAGGTTGGGTACAAGATGAAGATGTACTTGACACATGGTTCTCCTCAGCCTTGTGGCCATTTTCAACTATGGGTTGGCCTGATGAAAATGCTGAAGACTTCCAACGCTATTTCCCAACTTCAACTTTGGTTACCGGATACGATATCATTTTCTTCTGGGTATCACGCATGATTTTCCAATCACTAGAATTCACGGGTAAAGCTCCCTTTAGCAATGTTCTCATCCACGGTTTGATTCGTGATGAAGAAGGACGTAAAATGTCTAAATCATTGGGTAATGGTATTGATCCGATGGATGTGATTGAAAAATATGGGGCCGATGCTTTGCGCTGGTTCTTGTCAAACGGCTCTGCACCAGGTCAAGATGTTCGTTTCAGCTATGATAAGATGGATGCATCTTGGAACTTTATCAATAAAATTTGGAATGTTTCACGCTATATCCTGATGAATGCTGAAGATATTACCGCAGAAGAAATTTCAGCCAATCTTGAAAAAGTTGCAGCGAAAACAGCGGGTAACGTTACAGACCGCTGGATTCTTACACGTTTGAACGATACTGTTGCACGTGTGACGGAGCAAATGGATAAATTTGAGTTCGGTGTAGCGGGCCACATTCTCTATAACTTCATCTGGGATGAATTTGCCAACTGGTATCTTGAGTTAACTAAGGAAGTCATGTTTGGTGATGATGAGTCAGAGAAAAACGTGACACGTTCGGTACTTGTTCACGTCCTTGATCAAGTCTTACGTTTGCTTCACCCAATCATGCCTTTCTTTACAGAAGAAATTTTTGAAAAGCTCCCTACTTCAAACGGTCAATCCATCGTCGTTTCAGCTTATCCAGAAGTTCATTCAGAGTTTGATGATGCAGAAGCTGGTGACGGAGTTGCTATGCTGATTGAAATTATTACAGCGGTACGTAATATTCGCGCCGAAGTAAATACACCTTTATCAAAAGCTGTGCCAATGCTCATCAAATCAGATAAAGAAGATTTTCTTAACAAGGTTGCTGCTTATATTCGCCGTTTCACAAACCTAAGTGAGTTGACTATTGCTGCTGAAATGGGAGTACCTGAACAAGCCATGTCCGCTGTAATCACGGGTGCAGAAATTTACTTACCTTTAGCAGGATTGATTAATATTGATGAAGAAATTGCCCGTCTTAATAAAGAGCTAGACAAATGGCAAAAAGAACTTGATATGGTTAACCGCAAGCTTTCAAATGAAAAATTTGTAGCAAATGCTAAAGCAGAGGTTGTAGACAAAGAACGTGCCAAACTGGCAGATTATCAAGAAAAATTTGAAAGTACACAAGCACGTATTGAAGAATTGAAGAAATAG
- the rlmD gene encoding 23S rRNA (uracil(1939)-C(5))-methyltransferase RlmD, which translates to MINLKIGQKIPLNIERMGINGEGIASYHGRLVFVPYALPTEEVLAEITENARNFSRAKVVKINKKSKYRVKPEDRVYHELSGSHIMHLAYPQQLEFKRDLLRQSLEKYRPTGWKKYELLPTLGMENPLRYRNKLQFQVRRLNNGDVIAGLYKEGTHHLVNLENCLVQDEVIQNIANRICRLIEKYNLPVYDERKVMGIRTIVARRSQKTGEVQIIFVTSARITLDGQVWPAPREELSKRQRKDLVKMDNILSDLTEEFQEIVSISANFHPKKTSEIYGDRTQMLFAEKETITEGVLDYDFELSPRAFYQLNSEQANVLYGEAVRALNPKKDDRVIDAYCGVGTIGFGVAKKVKSVHGMDITPESITDAKANAKRLGFKNCHYEVGKAERIIPNWYKSGHRATALIVDPPRTGLDDALLETITTYTPEKLVYVSCNVSTLAKDLVILSQFYSIEYIQSVDMFPHTARTEAVVKMRKLAKPLAAPFRAEKPKQQYDKPRKRRK; encoded by the coding sequence ATGATTAATCTGAAAATTGGACAAAAAATCCCACTCAATATTGAGCGTATGGGTATCAATGGCGAAGGAATCGCCTCTTACCACGGACGCTTGGTTTTTGTACCCTATGCACTGCCTACAGAAGAAGTTTTGGCAGAAATTACAGAAAATGCTCGTAATTTTTCACGTGCGAAGGTTGTAAAAATAAATAAAAAGTCAAAATACCGTGTGAAACCAGAAGATCGTGTGTATCACGAATTAAGTGGTTCTCATATTATGCACTTGGCTTACCCACAACAGTTGGAGTTTAAACGTGATTTATTGCGTCAATCTCTCGAAAAATATCGCCCAACAGGCTGGAAAAAATATGAACTGTTACCAACCCTAGGTATGGAAAATCCTTTGCGCTACCGTAATAAGTTACAGTTCCAAGTACGCCGCCTTAATAATGGTGATGTTATTGCCGGTCTTTATAAAGAAGGCACACATCACTTGGTTAACTTGGAAAACTGTTTAGTTCAAGATGAAGTGATTCAAAATATCGCTAATCGTATTTGTCGTTTGATCGAAAAATACAATCTGCCTGTTTATGATGAACGTAAAGTGATGGGTATCCGTACGATCGTTGCACGCCGCAGCCAAAAGACAGGTGAAGTCCAAATTATTTTCGTCACATCTGCACGTATTACTTTGGATGGTCAAGTTTGGCCTGCGCCACGTGAGGAATTATCAAAACGTCAACGTAAAGATTTAGTGAAAATGGATAACATTTTGTCCGACTTGACAGAAGAGTTCCAAGAGATTGTTTCGATCTCTGCAAACTTCCATCCGAAGAAAACAAGCGAAATCTACGGAGACCGCACACAAATGCTTTTCGCTGAGAAAGAAACAATCACTGAAGGCGTTTTGGACTATGACTTTGAGTTATCACCACGGGCTTTCTATCAGTTGAACTCTGAACAAGCCAATGTACTGTATGGTGAAGCTGTTCGTGCGCTTAACCCGAAAAAGGATGATCGTGTAATCGACGCTTACTGTGGTGTAGGTACGATTGGTTTTGGTGTAGCGAAAAAAGTGAAGTCGGTTCACGGTATGGATATCACACCAGAGTCAATCACAGATGCTAAAGCCAATGCTAAACGTCTTGGATTTAAGAACTGTCATTATGAAGTAGGTAAAGCTGAACGTATCATTCCAAACTGGTATAAATCAGGACACAGAGCGACAGCTCTCATCGTTGACCCGCCACGTACAGGCTTGGATGATGCTTTGTTAGAAACGATTACGACTTATACACCAGAAAAGTTGGTTTATGTTTCTTGTAACGTTTCAACTTTGGCAAAAGACCTCGTTATTCTTTCACAATTTTATAGTATCGAATATATTCAATCTGTTGATATGTTCCCACATACAGCACGTACAGAGGCTGTCGTTAAAATGCGTAAGCTTGCTAAACCTTTAGCTGCACCTTTCCGCGCTGAAAAGCCAAAGCAACAATACGATAAACCACGTAAAAGAAGAAAATAA
- a CDS encoding GNAT family N-acetyltransferase, with protein MIYLRKANLSDVADIMPIITQAREFLGKSGSDQWQAEYPAKTDIENFIGEDVGYVLVVDETVAGFCAVITGEDTQYTKIYDGSWLNDNLDYVTVHCLALSDQYRGRGLTKYLFSNIFTLMYARGYRDFRVDTHPANSVMQAVFEREGFEKRGMVFYEGDRFAYQLLLGE; from the coding sequence ATGATTTATTTAAGAAAAGCAAACTTGTCAGATGTAGCAGATATTATGCCTATTATTACGCAGGCGCGTGAATTTTTAGGTAAATCAGGCAGTGACCAGTGGCAAGCAGAATATCCCGCAAAAACGGATATTGAAAACTTTATCGGAGAAGATGTGGGCTATGTGTTAGTTGTTGATGAAACAGTGGCTGGTTTTTGTGCGGTTATCACAGGTGAAGATACGCAATACACAAAAATTTATGATGGTAGCTGGCTGAATGATAATCTAGATTATGTGACTGTTCACTGTCTGGCGCTCTCTGACCAATATCGTGGTCGAGGCCTTACTAAGTATCTTTTCTCTAATATTTTTACTTTGATGTATGCGCGAGGTTATCGTGACTTCCGAGTAGATACACATCCAGCTAATTCAGTGATGCAAGCTGTCTTTGAGCGTGAAGGTTTTGAGAAGCGTGGCATGGTTTTCTATGAGGGAGATCGTTTCGCTTATCAGCTTCTCTTAGGAGAATGA